DNA from Mesorhizobium sp. B2-1-1:
CATGGTGACATCACCCGACAGGACAAGCACGTCCTGCAATGCCACGGCGGGAGCCGCTGGACCGGACTCGACGATCTGCGGTGGCGGCGCGGCGACCATGTTCTTCGCGACATAGCCAGCACCACCCGCCGCGGCGACCGCCACGCTCAGAATAATCAATCGGGATGCTGGCATCTGTCCGAACCCTCGCCTTGGCAAACCACCTAGCCAGGCCGGACTTTGCAGCGGCAATCGTCAAAACAAGGTTAATGTAATGCTTACGATCGTGATTAATTTAAGGTTTACATAAATTAGCTGTATTGCGCAGCCACGGACAAACAGCCAGCCCCGCTCCGCGGAGCCAGCCGCAACACAGCCAAGGAATGATCGGTAAGGTCAGGCCGCCAGCCTGGCCAGCGCCCAGACCATCAGGGGCGAATCCGGGTAGGTCAGCAATCCGCCCAAACCGAGCGCGATGCCGTAGGGAACCCCGGTCGTCTCGTCCGCGAAGTGACGCAGGAACGGATTGCGGCCGGTAAAAACCGCAAGCGGCGACTTCCGGTAGACGAGAATGGCAAGCGTCAGCAAGCCGCCTATGAAGGTCGAGACCACGAGATACTCGACGAGCTGGATGTTGAGTCCCATCCACACGGCGGTCGCGGCCAGCAGCTTGGCATCACCGCCGCCCATGCCGCCCATTGCAAAGAGGCCGAACGTTGCGGCAAGAACCAGCGCGCCGGCGGCGAAATGCCAGCCATAGGCCGCCCATTCCATGCCGGTCAGCGGCGCAACCAGCGCGAAGACGACGACGAGCAGCACCGGCACGCGATTGGCGATCGTCATCGACAGCATGTCGGAGATCGCGGCGAACAGCATGCAGAACGGGAAGACGACGAAGATCAGGGCTTCAAGCATCGGCGCTATGCCTATTATCGGATTAAGCCGCACTCAATCTAAGCATGTTCGATTAACGATTGATGAGGCCCAGGGCAAAAAGACATTGAATAGAACAAGGGCCGCCAGGTGGCGGCCCTTGTCCAGAACGCAATCCGAGCGCTCAATATACTTGACGTCGTTCAGGGCGTCGGGACGTTGTTCAGGGACGTTCCGATAGCTTCGAACTTGGCGTTGATGGCGTTGCCAAGCGCGCCGGCGCCGACGATGATGGCGAGCGCGATGAGGGCGGCGATCAGACCATATTCGATAGCGGTCGCGCCGGATTCGTCCTTTACGAAACGTGCAATGAGATTAGACATTCGAGAGCTCCTACTCCACGTGTTACAGCACTTCCGTCAACTTCTGTGATGGTTGATCGGATGCTGCCAATCTAGGGAGAAGCTCTTTCGATCGACTTAATAAACAGCCTTACCGATTCCTTTCCCGGTTGGAACATATTGCGTGGTTAACTATGGGCTAAGCGCCGGCCGAGGCGCAATTCCCAGGCAAGCAGCCGCAAAAGAAACAGCTCCGCGGCGCGTATGACGATCGCGGCATATGGCGCCCGGGCCTGCTTAACCGTTGGTTCACCAATCTCGTTCATGTTCCGTTGAACAGTCCGCCCGCCTGGAGCGCGTCAATGGCCGAGCCGAAATCGTCGATCCTGATTGCCGTGCTTCTTGCCGCCGTGAGCTTTGTCATGCCCGCCAGGGCCGACACCGGCATCGAGGTCACCATGAACCAGGCCAAGATCGTCAAACTGTCGCGCCCCGCCGACACGATCGTGGTCGGCAACCCGGCAATCGCCGACGCGTCCGTGCAGGACGCCTCGACGATCGTGCTGACTGGCAAGGGCTTCGGCGTCACCAACCTCGTCGTCCTCGACCAGGATGGCAGCCCGATCATCGATGAACAGATCACCGTCGTGCGGCAGGCGGCCTCGTCGGTGCGCATCTACCGGCGCGCTGAAGTTCAGACCATGTCCTGCACGCCCTATTGCGAAAGCTCCTACAAGAGCGAAGCCGAAAAATCCTCAGAAGCCGAGATGAGCGTCAGCCGGTAGGCACGCGGTCCAGGTTAGCGGGTGGTTAAGGCGCCCGCGGCGACTTTAACGATCATTCAAACCGGACTTCAACTGGTTTGCACTAGTACACCTGCCGAGACCGTCTGGGGATGGGCAGGATCAGAGCATGAGCATCGAATTCGTCTCGACAAGCGACCGCAAGGCAAGACGGGCACGGCTTTTCGCACGCTTCGCCGGCGACCGCCGCGGCAGTACGGCACTGGAATTCGCGCTGCTCGCATTGCCGTTCGCGGTTCTTGTCTTCGCCATCCTGGAAAGCTGCATCTCATTTGCCGGCCAGGAAGTTATGGCCAACATCACCGACGACATCGCGCGCAAATTGCGCACCGGGCAGTTGAGACCGGCCGACGTCGCCGGGGACAAGTTGAAGACCATGATCTGCGACAAACTGAAGATCATCGTCTCGCAGGATTGCCCAAATCAGCTGGACGTGGACCTTCGCGCATATACCACGTTCGCCGACGCGGCCACGGCCAGCTTCAAGATCGAGAATGGCGAGATCATCTTGATGCAAGGCGCCAACTCGCAGCCCTTCGCGACCACGCCGGGCCTGGCAGAATCGAAGAACATGCTGCGGGTCTTCTACAAATGGCCCGTCATGACCGATCTTCTGGCTCAGTCGATGGGCGGTAACAAGACACTGCATTTTGCATCGGTGACCTGGCAGAACGAGCCATTCGACAACTGAGTTCGCGGCGAAAGCAAAGCCAAGAAAAAGGGACGGGCATGATGCGTGCGGGGGCACATCCAGAAATTGCAGGACGCTGGGGGAAGTGGGTCGGTTTCATACGCGATCGCCGTGGCATCGCGGCGGTCGAGTTCGCTCTCATCGTGCCAATCCTGCTGATCATGTATTTCATCACCATGGAGGCTTCGCAGGCCATCGAGACCAGCAAGAAGGTCAGCCGCATCGGCAGCATGGTCGCGGATCTGGTCACGCAGCAGCCGACCATCGTCAAGGCGGATCTGGATGCCATCATGAAGATCGGCACCTCCACCTTGCAGCCGTACAATCGCTCGAAGCCGGATATCACCATCACGGCAATACAGGTCACAACCGACACGCCGCCCAGGGTGAACGTGGTGTGGTCGCGCAAGGTGGTCAATGGTGCTTACAGTATCGGCACCGCCCTGCCCGCAACCACTACGGTTCCGGCAACGCTCAGGGTCGCAGGCACCTTTCTCATTCGTGTCGAAAGCAAACTTGGTTACAAACCGATCATCACCTGGTCCGCAGACAGCTCACAGACGGCCGGATTGACGACGGTCTTCAACAACATATCGATGGGCGAGACCTATTATCTGCGTCCGCGCAGAAGCCTGACGATCCCCTGCGGCGACTGCTGACGACCCTATCGCCGCACGCCACCGTCCGACACCAGACGCACGATGGCGTGCGCCATCTCGTAATCCTTGGGAACCACGGTGGCGAAACCGCCGGAATGCCTCGATTCCAGCAGGTCGTAGATGTCGGGCGTCGTCGATTTGAGATTGGTCAGGAAAACCGCCAACCGGCGCTTGGCTTCCGGGTCGAGATCGCTACGCACCGCGTGAGGACCGTATCTCAGCAAACCCGACGTCCATGCGACTTGAAGGGCGGTCGCCGAAAGCCCGGCGGCTTCGAGCCTTGCCTGCGTGCCCGATAGTCTTGGCTCGCCGTCGGCCGCCGCCGTCGCCCAGCCGAACAAGGCATCGGCCTGGCCATCGACCAGCATTCCTTCCGCGGCCGAGGCGGAATCGGCGCGAACCAGAAACGATGCATCCTCTGCGATCTTGACGTGCTCGGCGGCCAGTCCGGCCAATGGCAAAAGAGAACCAATGCTGTCCGCCGGCGGCATGGCGATCCGGTGGGTTTCCATCGCGGCCAGGCTGGGCACCT
Protein-coding regions in this window:
- a CDS encoding prepilin peptidase → MLEALIFVVFPFCMLFAAISDMLSMTIANRVPVLLVVVFALVAPLTGMEWAAYGWHFAAGALVLAATFGLFAMGGMGGGDAKLLAATAVWMGLNIQLVEYLVVSTFIGGLLTLAILVYRKSPLAVFTGRNPFLRHFADETTGVPYGIALGLGGLLTYPDSPLMVWALARLAA
- a CDS encoding Flp family type IVb pilin, yielding MSNLIARFVKDESGATAIEYGLIAALIALAIIVGAGALGNAINAKFEAIGTSLNNVPTP
- a CDS encoding pilus assembly protein N-terminal domain-containing protein yields the protein MAEPKSSILIAVLLAAVSFVMPARADTGIEVTMNQAKIVKLSRPADTIVVGNPAIADASVQDASTIVLTGKGFGVTNLVVLDQDGSPIIDEQITVVRQAASSVRIYRRAEVQTMSCTPYCESSYKSEAEKSSEAEMSVSR
- a CDS encoding TadE/TadG family type IV pilus assembly protein codes for the protein MSIEFVSTSDRKARRARLFARFAGDRRGSTALEFALLALPFAVLVFAILESCISFAGQEVMANITDDIARKLRTGQLRPADVAGDKLKTMICDKLKIIVSQDCPNQLDVDLRAYTTFADAATASFKIENGEIILMQGANSQPFATTPGLAESKNMLRVFYKWPVMTDLLAQSMGGNKTLHFASVTWQNEPFDN
- a CDS encoding TadE/TadG family type IV pilus assembly protein; this encodes MMRAGAHPEIAGRWGKWVGFIRDRRGIAAVEFALIVPILLIMYFITMEASQAIETSKKVSRIGSMVADLVTQQPTIVKADLDAIMKIGTSTLQPYNRSKPDITITAIQVTTDTPPRVNVVWSRKVVNGAYSIGTALPATTTVPATLRVAGTFLIRVESKLGYKPIITWSADSSQTAGLTTVFNNISMGETYYLRPRRSLTIPCGDC
- a CDS encoding phosphate/phosphite/phosphonate ABC transporter substrate-binding protein, encoding MKAALKACAALMIAQGAVWSGSARADWRDDIGTFRIGIVAEPGAANTVPGLARLTEAFTNALGMKVEFVVARDYAALIDAQANARIEYAVYSATAYATASRRCECVEPLVAPVDSDGAVGIRAVLLTKDGKVPSLAAMETHRIAMPPADSIGSLLPLAGLAAEHVKIAEDASFLVRADSASAAEGMLVDGQADALFGWATAAADGEPRLSGTQARLEAAGLSATALQVAWTSGLLRYGPHAVRSDLDPEAKRRLAVFLTNLKSTTPDIYDLLESRHSGGFATVVPKDYEMAHAIVRLVSDGGVRR